A window of Spirochaeta isovalerica contains these coding sequences:
- a CDS encoding ABC transporter permease: MEIDKTLASSDRLVDENKRLISKIGSLLARWEGILVLIIIGMVIVFSNITPYFLDYFNLMNATFTFMEKAVLALPIIFIILSGDIDISGAAIIALSSFSMGFASSHGAGTAQVVITGLAVGALAGAFNAVFIINFGIPAIAVTLATQSFFRGISQAILEDQAYTHYPESFSYFGQGYIPGTIIPFELIFFLVLAGIFAYVLHFTSYGRKLYAIGNSATAARFSGVPVNRIRFTNFVLHGLFAGIVAVLLTSRIGSTRPNIANGWELEAITLVVLGGVSITGGKGSIVGVILSIFLIGYLKFGMGLINLSAKVMIITTGFLLITAVLIPVIIDAVGRRNKLKMQRRRG, from the coding sequence ATGGAAATTGATAAAACTCTAGCCAGTTCTGATCGACTGGTGGACGAAAATAAAAGGTTGATTTCGAAAATCGGAAGTCTGCTGGCCCGTTGGGAAGGAATTCTCGTACTAATTATCATTGGTATGGTTATCGTATTTTCCAATATTACGCCCTACTTTCTCGATTATTTTAATCTTATGAACGCCACGTTCACTTTTATGGAAAAAGCGGTTCTCGCCCTGCCGATTATATTTATCATTCTCAGCGGTGATATCGATATTTCCGGAGCGGCCATTATCGCTCTATCGTCGTTTTCCATGGGATTTGCCTCTTCCCATGGCGCCGGAACCGCACAGGTCGTGATAACAGGATTGGCTGTCGGGGCTCTCGCGGGAGCGTTCAATGCCGTTTTCATCATAAACTTCGGTATTCCCGCCATTGCTGTGACCCTGGCGACGCAGTCCTTTTTCAGAGGAATTTCCCAGGCGATACTGGAAGACCAGGCTTACACTCACTATCCCGAATCATTCAGCTATTTCGGTCAGGGTTATATTCCGGGAACGATTATCCCCTTCGAATTGATATTCTTTCTCGTTCTGGCAGGCATCTTCGCTTATGTCCTCCACTTCACCTCTTACGGGCGCAAGCTTTATGCTATCGGCAACAGCGCTACGGCTGCCCGGTTTTCCGGTGTGCCAGTAAACCGTATCCGCTTTACCAATTTTGTTCTTCACGGCCTTTTTGCCGGTATCGTCGCGGTTCTTCTCACATCCCGTATCGGCAGCACCAGGCCGAACATTGCCAACGGTTGGGAACTGGAAGCCATAACTCTGGTCGTTCTCGGCGGCGTTTCCATTACGGGAGGAAAGGGAAGCATTGTCGGTGTTATCCTCTCCATCTTCCTGATCGGCTACCTGAAGTTCGGAATGGGTCTGATCAATCTTTCGGCCAAAGTCATGATTATAACAACGGGATTCCTGCTGATTACAGCTGTTCTGATTCCTGTTATCATAGATGCGGTCGGCAGGAGAAACAAGCTGAAAATGCAGCGGAGAAGAGGATGA
- the rhaM gene encoding L-rhamnose mutarotase: protein MERIAFKMKLKPGFEEEYRKRHDAIWPELIDLLKEQGIEDYSIFWDQETNYLFGVQKVSEGEGSQDLGSNPVVQKWWEYMADIMEVNGDNSPVTIPLKEVFYLK, encoded by the coding sequence ATGGAGCGAATCGCTTTTAAGATGAAACTGAAACCGGGCTTTGAAGAGGAGTACCGCAAGCGCCATGACGCCATCTGGCCCGAGCTTATTGATCTTCTCAAAGAGCAGGGCATTGAGGATTACTCCATATTCTGGGATCAGGAGACCAACTATCTGTTCGGGGTCCAGAAAGTTTCAGAAGGTGAAGGAAGCCAGGATCTGGGGAGTAATCCCGTTGTGCAGAAATGGTGGGAATACATGGCGGATATTATGGAGGTAAACGGAGATAATTCACCGGTTACCATTCCATTAAAGGAAGTTTTTTACCTGAAGTAG
- a CDS encoding sugar ABC transporter ATP-binding protein: MSENILELRGITKYFPGIKALDGIDLNIREGEVHALIGENGAGKSTLVKILTGVYTPTAGKLIYDGQDVSFRNALEAQEMGITAIHQEASMFPELSVAENIFMGHHIKEKGALNWKAMRHQTLELMKKMEIDINPDTPVKSLGVAQRHMVEIAKALSIDAKVVIMDEPTSALTLREVEELYTIVRQLKKENKAIIFISHKFEEIQEICDSFTVLRDGKYIGEGKVADTSIDEIVTMMVGRSLDQMFPKKEAHIGETVLKVDNLTRYGSFRDISFELKKGEILGFFGLVGAGRTEVMRTIFGIDKKDEGTVLLKGKELKIHSPAQAMRKGLAYVPEDRQTQGVILEQSLTRNITLPIIDKISKLGKVSRKKEKQATGTYGRMMEIKAAGWHVNADTLSGGNQQKVVLAKWLATEPEILILDEPTKGIDVATKAAVHEFVSEMAGKGLAVIMVSSELPEILGMSDRIIIMHEGEKTGELSRAEATSDKVIKAATGHREEVRS, from the coding sequence TTGTCAGAGAATATATTGGAATTGAGAGGAATAACCAAATACTTTCCGGGGATCAAGGCGCTTGATGGTATCGATCTGAATATTCGGGAAGGAGAAGTTCACGCCCTGATCGGAGAAAACGGTGCGGGGAAATCGACACTGGTTAAGATCCTGACCGGCGTTTACACTCCCACTGCGGGCAAACTGATCTACGATGGTCAGGACGTGTCCTTCCGCAACGCCCTGGAAGCCCAGGAAATGGGCATTACGGCCATCCATCAGGAAGCCTCCATGTTTCCTGAATTATCGGTGGCGGAAAACATTTTCATGGGGCATCACATTAAAGAAAAAGGGGCTCTCAACTGGAAGGCCATGAGGCATCAGACCCTTGAGCTGATGAAAAAGATGGAAATAGACATCAATCCCGATACCCCTGTAAAAAGTCTGGGAGTGGCCCAGCGGCATATGGTGGAAATAGCCAAAGCTCTGTCCATCGATGCCAAAGTCGTGATTATGGACGAGCCGACTTCGGCGCTGACCCTGCGGGAAGTGGAAGAGCTGTACACCATAGTCAGACAGCTTAAAAAAGAAAATAAAGCTATCATCTTCATCTCCCATAAATTCGAGGAGATTCAGGAAATCTGTGACAGCTTCACAGTTCTGAGAGATGGAAAATATATCGGAGAAGGAAAGGTCGCCGATACGAGCATCGACGAAATCGTTACCATGATGGTCGGACGAAGCCTTGATCAGATGTTCCCCAAGAAGGAAGCACATATTGGAGAGACCGTACTGAAAGTTGACAATCTGACCCGCTACGGAAGCTTCCGGGACATTTCCTTCGAGCTGAAAAAGGGCGAGATCCTGGGTTTTTTCGGCCTGGTCGGCGCGGGAAGAACCGAAGTTATGCGCACAATTTTCGGAATAGATAAAAAGGACGAGGGAACCGTGCTTCTTAAGGGAAAGGAGCTGAAAATTCACTCCCCGGCTCAGGCCATGAGAAAAGGTCTGGCCTATGTCCCCGAAGACAGACAGACCCAGGGCGTGATTCTGGAACAGAGTCTGACCCGCAATATTACACTGCCCATTATCGATAAAATCAGCAAACTGGGAAAAGTGAGCCGCAAGAAAGAGAAGCAGGCGACGGGAACCTACGGACGGATGATGGAAATCAAGGCTGCGGGATGGCACGTCAACGCCGATACGCTTTCGGGAGGGAACCAGCAGAAAGTGGTTCTGGCCAAATGGCTGGCCACGGAACCGGAGATACTCATTCTCGACGAGCCGACGAAAGGGATCGATGTGGCGACCAAAGCGGCGGTCCACGAATTCGTCTCCGAAATGGCCGGAAAGGGACTGGCGGTTATCATGGTGTCCTCCGAGCTGCCGGAGATCCTGGGGATGAGCGACCGCATTATTATCATGCACGAAGGGGAAAAAACCGGAGAATTGTCCCGGGCGGAAGCCACTTCGGATAAAGTTATCAAAGCCGCCACAGGACACAGGGAGGAAGTACGCTCATGA
- the rhaS gene encoding rhamnose ABC transporter substrate-binding protein — protein MKKILTLVLALSLTAGLMASGQQSEPKGDQPLKIVLLVKSLGNGFFEAVADGGKEAAAELGNVESIYQGPSTATAEGQIDIIESLIAQKVDGIAISANDRDALIPVTKKAMAAGIKVISFDSGIAPAGRIVDLIPSDAELIGRQQVQLIAELTGYKGQIGILSATSQATNQNLWIEWMFEEIKDPKYKDMEIVEVVYGDDAADKSYREAVGLMQKYPGLAGIISPTTVGVLAASKAIEDEGMKGKVQITGLGLPSEMQHYVENGTCGQMALWNPVDLGYTSTMILEALITGKVDGNVGDKISVGRMGTVTVGKDGVSIMGTPFVFNKDNIATYAAMF, from the coding sequence ATGAAGAAAATTTTAACACTGGTTTTAGCTCTTTCTCTTACTGCCGGATTGATGGCAAGCGGTCAGCAGTCTGAACCGAAAGGCGATCAGCCTTTGAAAATCGTTCTTTTGGTAAAAAGTCTCGGTAACGGATTCTTTGAAGCTGTTGCCGATGGCGGTAAAGAAGCGGCAGCTGAACTCGGAAATGTAGAATCCATCTACCAGGGTCCAAGTACAGCAACGGCAGAAGGTCAGATCGATATAATCGAATCTCTTATCGCTCAGAAAGTAGACGGAATCGCAATTTCCGCTAACGACAGAGACGCCCTAATCCCCGTAACCAAAAAAGCTATGGCCGCTGGAATCAAAGTCATATCTTTCGACTCGGGTATCGCTCCTGCCGGTAGAATTGTGGACCTCATCCCCTCTGATGCCGAACTGATCGGACGCCAGCAGGTTCAGCTTATCGCCGAACTGACAGGATACAAAGGACAGATCGGTATTCTTTCCGCGACATCCCAGGCGACAAACCAGAACCTCTGGATCGAGTGGATGTTCGAAGAAATCAAAGATCCCAAATATAAAGATATGGAAATCGTAGAAGTTGTTTACGGCGATGACGCGGCAGACAAGAGCTATCGCGAAGCAGTGGGCCTTATGCAGAAGTATCCCGGATTGGCCGGAATTATTTCACCCACGACTGTTGGTGTTCTCGCGGCTTCCAAAGCGATCGAAGACGAAGGCATGAAAGGCAAAGTACAGATTACCGGTCTCGGACTCCCCTCTGAAATGCAGCACTACGTGGAAAACGGAACCTGCGGACAGATGGCTCTCTGGAACCCTGTTGACCTCGGATATACCTCCACGATGATCCTCGAAGCCCTGATTACAGGAAAAGTTGACGGTAACGTAGGAGACAAAATCTCTGTAGGCAGAATGGGAACAGTTACGGTCGGCAAAGACGGCGTATCCATTATGGGCACACCTTTCGTATTCAACAAAGACAACATAGCCACTTACGCGGCAATGTTCTAA
- a CDS encoding response regulator transcription factor yields MKILIADDEIYVRVELRSLLEDLVPSAEIIEAGNGTELDNALQEDYFNLVFLDIRMPGASGLEVLEKNFKRHQNTVFIIVSGYSDFEYARKALRLDVTEYMLKPVDRKELSEVLGRVIPLVELHRSEEKDISSRLIRDAETIIYKRYKEVIGVAQIADELHVSPNYLSSQFKKQKGMTLTSYITDLRLKTASEMLKLPGANIKNISESLGYQSSRHFARLFKEKFGCTPSEYSEMSRV; encoded by the coding sequence ATGAAGATACTCATAGCCGATGATGAGATATATGTGCGGGTTGAATTGAGGTCTCTACTTGAAGACCTGGTCCCCAGCGCCGAAATAATCGAAGCAGGAAACGGGACGGAACTGGACAATGCCCTGCAGGAGGATTATTTCAATCTTGTATTTCTGGATATCCGTATGCCGGGAGCCTCGGGTCTCGAGGTCCTGGAAAAAAACTTTAAAAGGCATCAGAACACGGTGTTTATAATTGTTTCCGGTTATTCGGACTTTGAATATGCCCGGAAAGCCTTGCGTCTCGATGTTACGGAATATATGCTGAAGCCTGTTGACCGGAAAGAGCTGTCTGAAGTTCTGGGTAGAGTCATTCCTCTGGTTGAACTCCATCGCTCAGAAGAGAAAGATATATCTTCAAGGCTCATTCGGGATGCTGAAACCATCATCTACAAGCGCTACAAAGAAGTGATCGGCGTCGCCCAGATTGCCGACGAGCTGCATGTGTCACCCAACTATCTCAGCTCCCAGTTTAAAAAACAGAAGGGAATGACCCTTACGAGTTACATTACCGATCTTCGTCTGAAAACAGCCTCGGAGATGCTTAAGCTTCCGGGGGCCAATATAAAAAACATTTCCGAATCCCTGGGATACCAGAGCAGCCGCCATTTTGCAAGGCTTTTCAAAGAGAAGTTCGGATGTACACCTTCGGAGTATTCGGAAATGAGCCGAGTGTAG
- a CDS encoding substrate-binding periplasmic protein has protein sequence MLKNVLLITALVSALFSLNSEPLTISTIEGSPVSDICSMIIRDIYEKAGLEITIVPMPAVRATSESTAGKIDGETHRIEAYGDKHEELLIVPFSYYSIDTNLFTQQNNPAAGKSLSELSDYKFVILKGVSQSQELTRGFPRVQEFEDSETMIRFLMIKRADFAILSRLHGMEVLKKLRADDIIPLEPPVDETRLYHYVHKKHGDLVPLLMKTMKEMEQSGELAEIIRRAEEEVTGTDW, from the coding sequence ATGCTGAAAAATGTCTTGCTTATCACTGCACTTGTTTCCGCTTTATTCTCCCTGAACAGTGAACCTCTTACCATCTCAACAATTGAAGGGTCGCCCGTTTCCGATATCTGTTCAATGATAATCAGGGATATTTACGAAAAAGCCGGGTTGGAAATCACTATCGTACCCATGCCTGCCGTACGGGCCACGTCCGAGTCGACGGCGGGGAAGATAGATGGGGAGACACATAGAATTGAGGCATATGGAGATAAACATGAAGAGCTTCTGATCGTCCCCTTCTCCTATTACAGCATTGATACGAATCTTTTTACCCAGCAAAACAACCCCGCGGCAGGAAAAAGCCTGAGCGAACTTTCCGATTACAAATTCGTTATTCTCAAAGGCGTCAGTCAATCACAGGAACTGACCAGAGGATTTCCCCGCGTTCAGGAGTTCGAAGACTCTGAAACGATGATCCGTTTTCTGATGATAAAACGGGCGGACTTTGCCATACTGAGCCGCCTCCATGGTATGGAGGTTCTGAAAAAGTTGAGGGCTGACGACATCATTCCTCTGGAACCGCCTGTTGATGAAACACGACTCTATCATTATGTCCATAAAAAGCACGGAGATCTCGTTCCCCTGCTGATGAAGACCATGAAGGAAATGGAACAATCGGGAGAACTGGCGGAAATTATCCGGCGGGCAGAAGAAGAAGTAACGGGAACCGACTGGTAG
- a CDS encoding ABC transporter permease, with amino-acid sequence MNALKEMLKKREATLILLIVVLAVAVSTRAPGFLKGDNISRIVNDTSILIMVGIGQFFVILTGGIDLSVGSVIAFSGMAAAMMNQSSPGTPVILILLAGMAIGLLLGLFNGVIVAYGKVPPIIATLGTMSIFRGFTFVLSKGQWVTAHEMSESYMSIPHGHFLGLSNLIWSAVLVSVLLFFFSRYTRSGREIYAIGGNKTAAKFVGVSEKKVNLIIFSMSGLLSGLAGVMWTARYAAAVNETATGFELMTVAACVLGGVNIAGGAGAVPGVILGALFLGIINNALPVVNFSPFYQMFIQGFIVLAAMFINTIMDKRSEKKMLKRRA; translated from the coding sequence ATGAACGCGTTAAAAGAGATGTTGAAGAAAAGGGAAGCGACTCTGATCCTTCTTATCGTAGTTCTGGCCGTTGCCGTCAGCACCAGGGCTCCGGGTTTTTTGAAAGGCGATAATATTTCCCGCATCGTCAACGATACGTCGATTCTGATCATGGTTGGCATCGGTCAGTTTTTTGTCATTCTGACGGGAGGAATCGATCTGTCGGTCGGTTCGGTAATAGCTTTTTCGGGAATGGCGGCCGCCATGATGAACCAGAGTTCGCCGGGAACACCGGTCATATTAATTTTGCTGGCGGGAATGGCCATAGGCCTTCTTCTCGGTTTGTTTAACGGTGTCATCGTGGCTTACGGCAAAGTGCCGCCTATAATCGCCACTCTGGGTACCATGAGTATTTTCAGAGGTTTTACTTTTGTTCTCAGCAAAGGCCAGTGGGTCACCGCCCACGAAATGTCTGAGTCCTACATGAGCATACCTCACGGTCATTTTCTGGGATTGAGCAATCTCATCTGGTCGGCAGTTCTAGTCAGCGTCCTCCTCTTCTTTTTCAGCCGGTATACGCGTAGCGGAAGGGAGATATATGCGATCGGGGGAAATAAGACCGCTGCGAAGTTTGTCGGTGTCAGCGAAAAGAAAGTGAATCTTATCATCTTTTCCATGAGCGGACTCCTTTCCGGGCTGGCAGGAGTCATGTGGACGGCCCGATATGCGGCGGCTGTTAACGAAACGGCCACCGGTTTCGAACTGATGACCGTGGCAGCCTGCGTTCTCGGAGGAGTGAATATAGCCGGAGGAGCCGGTGCGGTACCGGGAGTGATTCTGGGAGCCCTGTTCCTCGGAATCATAAACAACGCCCTTCCGGTCGTCAACTTTTCACCCTTTTACCAGATGTTCATACAGGGCTTTATCGTTCTGGCCGCCATGTTTATCAACACAATAATGGATAAGCGGAGCGAGAAAAAAATGCTGAAGAGGAGAGCCTGA